ATCTTTTACGTATTTTGAAGATTTTTCCTATAATGTTGCCCAGTGATATCCGTCTACCTTGTGCACTGCAGTGGTGCGCAGCTTCGCCTGGAGAAACACCTGTGCGCCTCTCTTCTCTACTGGCCACAGTCATAAATGTTGAATAGGTATGGATGCAAACCTGTGCACGAATCGACGCACCAAACATTCACATTGCTCTGGTCAAGCAAACATGAGTTCGTTTATTGCGATCGGCTTGTTTGCCGTGGCTTATTGAACGCTACAGCTCATCAATATGTTGGTCACCAGTGTGCATGGCAGCTTGGCCCTGGCAAGAACAGCTCTCGTGGCCAGAATATTTGGAAATAGTGGAGTATTGGCGGTATAaggcagagtgtgtgttttgaaatggtTTTATGATCGGGTTTGAGATCCAGTCTGTCCTAAAGTAGCTGGAATGTGTGTGGGGGGTATGGGGGCGTCTTGACGCTGTCAGACAGGATGTAGGGGAGGAACTATTTGAGTAGGATTACCCGACCATTTTTGGTGAGAGCGCATTGTGGAGTTCTGATCACTGTTGACGCATTGCACTCTTTGCGTTTTGGCTGCTGGTCCATTATCATTATATAACCATACTCATGTAATCCAGTCCTTTATTTTAACTTCGGTAGCATAGGATAACACAGACTACAGCTCGCCCCCACGTTCCTCCTGAGGATCCATTTATGCAGCTCCTGCTGAGCGACCTATGAATGCCAATTATAAACGTGGGTGGGTATCAGCACTGTTAACGTTTACATAATTCAATGTtgttcactttgtgtgtgtgtgtgtgtgtgtgtgtgtgtgcgtgcgcgcgcgcCCGCGCATAAACACAAAAGAAGCAGATTTGTGTTAAATGCAGCAATGTGCCCATGACATGACTCATGGTTTTGTACAGTGCAGTATGGTGGTTGGCTCGGGAGGGGGAAGCTATAATCCAAATTGtcttcaaagtgtgtgtgtgtgagatagagagaaagagaatgtaTGTGGGGTGAGTTTCAGAAGGTGTGTTTTCACTGGTGCATACAGGATGGGAATTTGCTGTCAAACTGTGACATGGAGGACATGTTCACGGACACAAAGCAGCGTGTAATGGTACCTGCATCATATCAACTCATTCTGCGTGCCAACACATTAACAGTAAACAGTGTGGAGTCTTAATATCACAGTCACAGCAGCCTCCTAATATCAGTTACAacatcctcttctcttcttatccctgtttctcctcttctttccttgTTTTTCAGAGAACAGATAACCCTAAGGCGCGGTGTCTGTCTGCGTTTGTCTGAAAGAACAAGAGAGGGAGCAGCACAAATACCACCCAACCAGACATCATGCAAGGAGAAACCTTCGCACATTGCAGACTGCTGAAATGTTAGGACTGAAGAGCAAGGGTGCCAGATCAGATCAGCAGACTGTCTACATTAGGGGGGGCGATTATAGCTGCTTGACACTAGACTTACTAACACTCTGTGTGTGGTTTAAGGCCCATTTCGATCACAATCGAGAGAAGACGTGTTAACTGATCTTTCATCagcactttttatttctgttagaTTCAGCAATTCAGTAACGAGCTGAGATGGAGTGGTCACTAGAGAATGTGAGGGAGATGGTGGCTGGAGGGATCCAGTCTATAAGGGAGTGTGAGATCTGTGCTTTTGCCATAGccatgtgtgtgctgctgttgtttatGTGGTATTGTTACAGGGTGGGCCGGGAGCatggctccagccccctgcgtGGGAGGTATCTGGCCGGGCCCGGCCGGATCGGAGGGGTTGTGGGAGGCTTCATGGGTTCAGACTGTCGTGGCAGGGGGAAAGGGAAACATGGATCACCTCTGGAAGAGCAGAACGGCTTCGCTTTCTGCCAGTCTTCAGAGTGCTTCCGCTGTACCAGCGCTGGAGAGAGTCTAAACCAGAGGCTCTATAACAGCTTGCAGGATTATGCAAAGCGCTACACCTGGTCAGGTATGGGCAGAGTGCATAAAGGAGTGCGTGATCAAGGCCGATACCTCAACAGCCGGCCAACCATCCAGCGGCCAGAGGTCTTCTTTCTCCCTGACCTACCGTCAGCCCCCTTCTTCTCCAGAGAAGTACAGAGACATGATGTAGAGCTGCTGGAGCAGAGCTTCCCCGCCCTCCTAGCTGAGTTTGAGAGCATCTACCACCAGCCTCCAGCTCGCAGTGGCTCCTCCCTTCCACCAGGATGGAAAGCCAACAGTACTCCCCGTGGGCAGTGGTGGACCTACTACCTTGTCAACCAAGGCACACCTCTAGTCCTGAATGTCCGGAGATGTCCGCGGGCATGGAGGGTGCTGGGCCAGCTGCGCACGTTCATTGCCAACAATGTGTTCGGAAATGCCTGCTTCTCTGTGCTCACGCCTGGGGCTCTGATCACTGAGCACTATGGTCCAACAAATGTGAGGCTGCGCTGCCACCTGGGTAAGAAAGGGAACTGTTCAGTGAACTAAAACTCATTCTACCATTTGATGGGTGTCTAACTAACTTAGCATATCTAAAAGAGGAGTAGCCCAGAAGATCAGCTGCTGTAAATTGAGACGCTGAATTCTCTTGGCTCATGGAGGCACGTGGCTGAAATATTGTTCTCAGTGCACCTCAGTTTGGATTCTATTTTCATCCATATGTACCATCTGAGATGGATACAAAAAGTGATGTTTATTGTTGTGTGGGCACAAATCTTGTAGGATGCTTTAAAACAGCATACTCTAATGATATCAACAGAACATTTTGTGTGGGATATGTCATATGGGAGTTTGGGTAGcatcacaaaatgtttcaaaatgccATGTATTTAATAAATTCCATgcatgtaattttttattttttctctggcAGGTCTCAGAGTGCCCCCTTCCTGTGAACTTGTAGTTGGTGGAGAGCCACAGTGCTGGTCTGAGGGTAGCTGTCTGCTTTTTGACGACTCCTTCCTCCACCGGGCTTTCCACGAGGGTAAGACGGGATTAAAATGTCTCgcacttttatttattccttgAAAAGGGATTGACCTAAAATTACATAATCCAGTATGGCTAAGGAAAATGGGATATTTTTTGAAATGAGACTGAAATGGGTTTCAATGTAAGGTTTCAACAAAAGGGggtttttgattgttttctcctgctgtgtttctttgaaGGCATTGCAGAGGATGGCCTCAGGGTGGTCTTCATGGTGGATCTCTGGCACCCCAATGTGGCCGCTGCTGAGAGACAAGCCTTGGACTACATTTTTACTCCAGGCCGTTTAGAAGACAAGGAAGGGAAATAGGTGTGAGTGAGAAACCATGTCCAAGCAAGAGAAAAATTGCATTTAAGGAGGTATCTGTAGGACTGGGGAGAAACTCTTTCTGCCTCCAGACCAGCTCTCACACTCACTGTGTACATATTCTCCAGCTCATACAGTATCTCTCATAGTTGATGACCAAACATTGGGCCTCTTTTATCACTCATTTATCAATACTTAAATTTTTTGAAACTTGGTAGATGTACGATCACTTACGCAGCTTTTTATTAACGTGTATGAACACCATGGCAGGGACATTTGAGCTTATTTATCATTATTgcattttgaataaataaatgtttgatacACCTACTAGAGATGAATGAAGTGACCGAATTAGTTCCcatgaaatatgtttttcacatttgcatttctttcaaACTGTGAGCTTATTATGGAACTAAATTATATCTTTCAAAGATGCTACAATCAGCTCACATTAGTTTCAGTTGCTGATGGAGAAAGTCTAACAGTACGCTGATGGACGGCAAAGTACTCTACATGTGTAATGAATGACTCTGAGCTAGTCAAACATTAACGTTTCACTCTCTTGATTTTAGTCTTCGCAGCATGTACAAGTCCATATTCCAACATATTCTGCATTTACTGGAATCACCGAATAAGTGGTAATGGACCCCAAACACTTCCTTAGCATTAGAAGAGACataacacaaatattttgtatAAAGTATTGATGTTATTAATTTACACGTTATCATCAAACACATGTTACTAATATTTTTACACTTACTGTGACACCTACATCTCTTTCCACAAGGGCTAAGAAATGTGATCGTTCAAATTTTTTATATTACTTAACATATCCGgtcacatttaaaattcaaatgtttgaTTAAGCCAGGACACTACTATCAGTGAGTTTGCACGTTTCCATTTCAGAATGGAATTCAAATGTAGGGTAATCTTTCAAGTGTAGGATAACCTTAggtatgtttacatttttatgaatgaCTGGACATGCTCTTGCTTGCAGAATGTTGACATTTCAGTGATTGTAGTATTcattatgatttatttaataCCACAGTAAAAATGGATGCTAAAGCTTCATTTCAGTTACTCCAAAATCAATAACGTGGAAATCAAAACTTTGAGCTGGGTTATGTATAGGATGCACACTTGGGGATTTATAATATTGTGGATATATTTGCAACTGTTTGTGTAATCTACACAGTGCTGAAACAAGAATGTGTCTTGTGTTAATCGTCAAGATGAACAGATCCATCTAAATGTGTTGGGATAACTGAGGTCCAATGTCCATCGTGACATGATTGTTTACAGCTGCAGCAAATGTCTCTGTCATGACCCCTGCTGGTGTGGTAGTTTACTGTGCTCCCCTATGAAAATCAGTCCAGCTTTCACAAAGACATGGTTAGATAAGCACATTTTTTGGTCAAATTGTGTGAGTCGACCTGTGCTGTAACACTGGAGATGAAGCGTTTTTGGTAAACTCTTGTAATTTGGTTGCATTTGATATCAAGtttgtatttctgtaaataGGGttgaagtaaaacactgaacgGTCTGAGATGTTTTGATTGTCTCCAATGCTCTAACTATTGTGTTGTCTTGATTTACAGCTGAAGTGATTGCAGAACATTGTCCATTTTCATTAGGCCAAACATAACATCACTTTGATAGACTAAATTTGTAGattctgtaaaatgtttatgaaGTATTATCTTTGTtgttctgtgatgttttttatttttatttttttctgatttttatCAGTCTGTAATTTTGTTATGCCATATGGTATCCATTATTAAAGCCACAATCCATAATTCTTCCACAGCACTTCATGGATATATGTGCACAGTCAAAAAGGTAGTGAGGAGTAATCTTCAGCAGCTTTACTAGTCCATTACAATTCAAGATGAATCTATTGAATTCtaatgtttacaaaaatacaatcATTTACAAGCTGTTTACAACATCCAATCACACTGACACTCACATTGAGCTGTCCTTAATTAGGTTTTAAATCAAGAGTGCTGTTAATCCACTTTAGAGTATGAAAACTCCCAGAGCATTTGCTTTATGTATACAATATCTTATGGGGCAaccattttgtttacatttcgATTATGAATTTGCCCTTTAACATATTCTTGTGTGGATTTTGAACAGTATTTCTGTACATTTAATAAATGGTCAAATATCTTATTTAACCAGCTGTTGTCAGAAGTGTCACTTTTACGCAGATAATTTCTGATATGAAAAAAGAGATAGACATCACAATAGTGTGCATTCAATATTGCACTCTGCTTAGTGAACcctttcaaaagaaaaacatcttctgcagcttttttaCTCTTGTATTGATTATACACTTTACAGTATGAAGGGACAGAATATATTGTGTTGCTTCTCCTCAGCCAGATTCAGTTTTATAGCAGTGGCAGGGAGGCGTAGACCTGCACTGATGTTGTTGgtgctttgttttctcattataAAAGCTGTTATTCCCTGCCAGACCTGCAATGCCTCTGGAGGAAATGAAACCAGAagtactaaaaaaaaagctgataataagctgttaaataaaaacagtgtgtcATCATTACTCACAAGTCTCAGGTTCATAAACTACAGTATACTTCACCACATCCATGGCTGAGGAATACAAATTAGCATACATAACAAGACAAGCAGGCTGGGGcagtgtgaaatgaaatgtatcTCTGTGTGGGCTGATTAGTTGTAGTGGTGTCCAGGGACCAAAGAGACAACAGCttgttaatatacagtaaatgttcaaaCTGAAGAGCTGGATCTtaaacagaatgttttttcaCGGTGTTTGGTGATACCTTATATTGATTTCCATGCTTTAGGGTTAATGTGTTCAAACCCATTCGAATTAAGGTGTTATAACCTAGTATTTTATATGCAGATCAAGTAGCCTAATTTCACAAATGTCTGAGTTCTTAAGCAAATCTCCAGGGGGGCCGTGGTGTAATGTGTAGGGCTGTTCTGCCTGTGTAATGGAAAATATTGCGAACCACCTTACTACATCTACGTCCACGTCATTGCCAGATGCCAAAGAAAGGCATACACATAAATGACAAGGTGGCGCGCTCTGCAGCAACGTGTGTGcccctctgttttctctgtgcgCGCTCTGGCCGCGCTACCGCGCAGCAATCAGGTGGTGAAGTGTAGCCTAACTTATTGCGGGCAGAATGCGCTTGAGAAAATGGGTCGAGAAGGGAGCGAAAACGGCAAATCATGTCGACGATAAACGCATCGAAACAGACTAGACCAGATTCGCAGCAATGAGCTCCACCTTTCCAAAATCTGAATCTACGACCTCCTTGCTGAAATCATCCTCGGCCGCGAGAAGACCTACACACCTCCCTGACCACACAGCAGAAAGCCGGAGAAGTCAGCATCACCATCAGCATCAGCACCAGCATCACCACCGTCCTGCTGCACTCCAGAGCAGCAGAAAACCCGAGGAGTCCTTCTGGCCGGCCGAATGCGACATCACTGCCCGGAGACCCTTGTGCCACCCCTCGCTCATCGGCACCCAGGAAGGTAGTAATAATGAAGCCACGCGGGGAAAGTGTAAGACACATGTACCTATCAGCCAAGTTCCCGACCTCCAGGAGCCAAACGGCGAGGCGGGCCGAGGTGTGAGGGAGCGCTGCAGATCATCCAAACCCACACACCGGCATCACCACCGTAGGAAACACCACCGGGAGGACCGTCCACCACCAGCAGGACCACCTGAACCTGGGCATCCACCTCGCTGTCACGCCCACACCCGCCCGATCCCCAGGGTGCCCTCTTTGTTGGACAGTAGCGACGACAGGGCTCCGCTTTGTGAGCCGAGAGACCATAAAGTGGGCAGTTTGACAAATAGCGGTGGTCAGGTCAGCAGTCCATCTCCGTCTTCGTGTTCATTGGTCCCGCTATCCAGCAGGTCCTCCCGTCGCTCTCGGAGGTCCAGTGCTGCTTCTTCTGCATCTGACATCAATTTACGCACCATCCTCAATTCACTCTTTGGGCAGGTAAGAAGCAGGTAAAATTAGCGTCTCCCCCAAATATTAGTTAAATTAATTTGAGGGGTTTTAATGTGTGACATACAGGGAAACTTTGAGGCCCCTGACGAGCTGTGACAGTGGCACCCCAAAACTTAATTTATGTCCAAATTACATGAATTGGTAGAGAATTGGTTATGGTTTGTAATAACAGAATAATAAACagcttaatttaaaaacatgtagtgCTTTACTGCGGTACTGGAGCTGGAGAACCAAACTTAAAGTGGTGCATTGTCACTAGCATATCAACAGAAACTGTGGCTTCAGACTTCACTGATGTCCTGTTTGAAATCATAATATCAATATACATTAATGCCCTGTGTGATGCAACCTGCAAACATGTCATTGCTGGAGAGGCTACACATTTATGTCTTATATAATTTGTAAATGCAGTATTACCTCCTACAGACCTGTTTAATCAGACAGCTGTGTCTCATTGGAGTGGATGTGCTGGGGTAGTAAACAATGATCTACAATGATTTCCATATTTCATATGAGAGAGTTGCAAGGACATATGTTTGATGTGCTAATGTGTATTTGGTCAAAGATAAACATATATATTCATTTCCTGCATCATTTCATTAGGAAGAGTGCAgtgattgttttctttgaatGTAATTACTTTGATGTTCCTGACTTTGACAGAGACTCTATTTTGGGCCTTGAATCCATTTATGCAAAAGACATGAGTTCAGCTTAATAGGCTTGGATTGTTTTGTGAGATGTGATTTTGCATAATTTTCACTCATAGAGCTTAAATCTGTTTAAGCAAAGCTCCACCTTTCACTTAAATTCCTAACAATATAGCCTATTGTTTATTATGAGCATTTCCAGTTTATTTGCTTCAATGTgctttgtttggattttaatCTGATGATGAGTCAGTGGGTGTTTACGTATGTTGCAGAATTAGGAATCTCTcagctgtaaaaagaaaagtcccAGTACAGGAACACGAAGATCACCCACTGTGGCTTCAAGAGAAAGATCTATGGTGCTTATAGTATGAAAGCCTGTTCTACAAATAACCTATGATTCAGTCAGCTAGCAGCTCTGTAAAAACATTAGTGTGACCTGAAAAAGGTCTTTGATGAGACAGCTAGATGGAGAGAAGTTCAATGATGGACAGAATTGTAACACATGAGCTCAGAGATGCAACCACTGCTTTTGGCATTTTGGCTGAACAAGGCATTCAAAGTGAACAGGATATTTGCTGCTCCgtcctgcattttttttaaaaaggctaaaGGATGTGAATAGATGGGAATCAACCTGGGTGGgaatgatatatttttaaacgTCTATTAAGGGGAACAATGTCCGCACATATTTTttgtacagaaaaaaagaaaatatcaatactctgatttttgttgtgttttatctgAAGATACACATTTAAGGATGTCTTGTcacagtctttgtgtgtgtttctctttagtGCCATGCGGCTGCAATAGGTCAGAGTGACCTTGTCTTTACCTGCACATtgatgcaagtgtgtgtgtctgtgtggtgatGGTGGGAGGGGAAACAAAGGCACTTTCATAGGCAATCTCAAAGATGCAAATCGATTAATTATGTTACAACTAGAAGTGAGAGTTCAGGGAAGGAGGTCAGCCAGCCTGGAAATAGGTCATTACATAAAAAGTGTTCTTGTAAACTTGCCTGCTACAGCTTTTCATAGCACGAACGCAGCAAACACCTtgcgatgtgtgtgtgtgatacagaAGCAACAGTTATTTGTCAGGTGCATGTTTGTATATTTCGCAACAGAAAAGCTGACAACCTTTAAAGCATGTATCTTGATTATTCTTATGTTTGGTAAAAGTAAATCTATGTTAAATGGACTGTCCTGGTCACAAAATAACTAACAGTTTGTTCAGTGTGACAGCTGGGTGAAATATCTCACAGACAGTGGATCACCCTCTTTTCCTTTAATAGGCATAATACTGTTTCCCTCCTTGGTCCACATCCCTCTCTCATTCACTTTATTACCCTCAGTCTTATttgctctccctctccctctgtctccctatCCTTGTCTGTATCACTATGTCATTTGAACTCTTACTATTGCTGCTTTCATTTACTCTAGAGTGCAGTACAGTGCagttcaaagttttttttgtcagcagtaAGTTAGCTTCCCGGGCTTCATGGGTCTTGCT
This window of the Channa argus isolate prfri chromosome 11, Channa argus male v1.0, whole genome shotgun sequence genome carries:
- the cabp1a gene encoding calcium-binding protein 1a isoform X1 yields the protein MSSTFPKSESTTSLLKSSSAARRPTHLPDHTAESRRSQHHHQHQHQHHHRPAALQSSRKPEESFWPAECDITARRPLCHPSLIGTQEGSNNEATRGKCKTHVPISQVPDLQEPNGEAGRGVRERCRSSKPTHRHHHRRKHHREDRPPPAGPPEPGHPPRCHAHTRPIPRVPSLLDSSDDRAPLCEPRDHKVGSLTNSGGQVSSPSPSSCSLVPLSSRSSRRSRRSSAASSASDINLRTILNSLFGQDRELRPEEMDELRDAFKEFDKDKDGFISCKDLGNCMRTMGYMPTEMELIELSQQINMNLGGHVDFEDFVELMGPKLLAETADMIGIKELKDAFREFDTNGDGAISTSELRDAMRKLLGQQVGLKEVEDILRDVDLNGDGLVDFEEFVRMMSH
- the asphd2 gene encoding aspartate beta-hydroxylase domain-containing protein 2 encodes the protein MEWSLENVREMVAGGIQSIRECEICAFAIAMCVLLLFMWYCYRVGREHGSSPLRGRYLAGPGRIGGVVGGFMGSDCRGRGKGKHGSPLEEQNGFAFCQSSECFRCTSAGESLNQRLYNSLQDYAKRYTWSGMGRVHKGVRDQGRYLNSRPTIQRPEVFFLPDLPSAPFFSREVQRHDVELLEQSFPALLAEFESIYHQPPARSGSSLPPGWKANSTPRGQWWTYYLVNQGTPLVLNVRRCPRAWRVLGQLRTFIANNVFGNACFSVLTPGALITEHYGPTNVRLRCHLGLRVPPSCELVVGGEPQCWSEGSCLLFDDSFLHRAFHEGIAEDGLRVVFMVDLWHPNVAAAERQALDYIFTPGRLEDKEGK